The Streptococcaceae bacterium ESL0687 genome has a segment encoding these proteins:
- the pyrR gene encoding bifunctional pyr operon transcriptional regulator/uracil phosphoribosyltransferase PyrR has protein sequence MSVKEIIDEITMKRAITRITYEIIERNKDLDKLVLVGIKTRGVYIAQRIQERLKQLENIDIPLGELDTNPFRDDKKADHDTTVMPVDITGKEIILVDDVLYTGRTIRAAIDALVTLGRPSKVSLAVLVDRGHRELPIRADYVGKNIPTSRDEEIIVEVSEVDGADSIKIRRED, from the coding sequence ATGTCAGTTAAAGAAATTATCGATGAAATTACAATGAAAAGAGCAATTACACGAATTACTTATGAAATTATTGAGCGTAATAAAGACCTAGACAAATTGGTCTTGGTTGGTATTAAAACACGTGGTGTTTACATCGCCCAAAGAATCCAAGAACGCTTAAAACAATTAGAGAACATTGACATTCCTCTTGGTGAACTTGATACAAATCCATTTAGGGATGATAAAAAGGCTGATCACGATACAACTGTAATGCCTGTTGATATTACAGGAAAAGAAATTATCTTAGTAGATGATGTTCTTTATACAGGACGTACTATTCGTGCAGCAATTGACGCTCTTGTAACTCTAGGACGTCCTTCAAAAGTAAGTCTAGCTGTTCTAGTTGACCGTGGTCACAGGGAACTTCCAATCAGAGCTGACTATGTTGGGAAAAATATTCCAACAAGCCGTGACGAAGAAATCATTGTTGAAGTTAGCGAAGTTGATGGAGCTGACAGCATCAAGATCAGACGAGAAGACTAA
- a CDS encoding carbamoyl phosphate synthase small subunit, with amino-acid sequence MKRLLILEDGTIFEGEAFGADLDVTGELVFNTGMTGYQESITDQSYNGQIITFTYPLVGNYGINRDDYESISPTCKGVVVRENARLASNFRNQMSLDEFLKRKNIPGISGIDTRALTRIIRKHGTLKATLANVGDEISHLQDQLKATVLPTNQVAQVSTKTPYPAPGTGRNVVVVDFGLKHSILRELSKRNCNLTVVPHTTTAEEIIEMNPDGVMLTNGPGDPIDVPEALEMIRGIQGIYPIFGICLGHQLFAMANGAKTYKMKFGHRGFNHAVREVATGRVDFTSQNHGYAVDSENLPSDLMVTHIEINDQSVEGVRHKYHPAFSVQFHPDAAPGPHDASYLFDDFMEMIDNFKNEVRMDLI; translated from the coding sequence ATGAAAAGATTATTAATACTTGAAGACGGGACGATTTTTGAAGGAGAAGCCTTTGGGGCTGATCTTGATGTGACAGGGGAGCTTGTTTTTAATACAGGAATGACTGGTTACCAGGAGTCAATAACAGACCAATCATATAACGGACAAATCATAACCTTTACCTATCCTTTGGTTGGTAATTACGGTATAAACCGTGATGATTATGAATCAATTAGTCCAACCTGTAAGGGAGTTGTTGTTCGTGAGAACGCACGCCTTGCAAGTAACTTTAGAAATCAGATGAGTCTTGATGAGTTCCTTAAAAGAAAAAATATTCCAGGAATTTCAGGAATTGATACCAGAGCTCTTACTAGAATCATTCGCAAACATGGTACCTTAAAGGCTACTCTTGCTAATGTTGGTGATGAAATTTCTCACCTGCAAGATCAGTTGAAAGCTACTGTGCTGCCTACTAACCAGGTAGCTCAAGTTTCAACTAAAACTCCTTATCCAGCCCCTGGAACAGGACGTAATGTAGTGGTTGTGGACTTTGGACTTAAGCATTCAATTTTGCGCGAGCTATCTAAAAGAAATTGTAATCTGACAGTTGTTCCTCATACAACAACAGCAGAAGAAATCATTGAGATGAATCCTGATGGGGTTATGCTTACAAATGGACCGGGAGATCCAATTGATGTGCCTGAGGCTCTTGAAATGATTCGAGGAATCCAAGGAATTTATCCAATTTTTGGAATCTGTTTGGGTCACCAATTATTTGCCATGGCAAACGGTGCTAAGACCTATAAGATGAAATTTGGTCACCGCGGATTTAACCATGCCGTTCGTGAAGTTGCAACAGGACGGGTTGATTTTACCTCACAAAACCATGGTTATGCTGTGGATTCTGAAAACCTACCAAGTGATTTAATGGTAACTCACATTGAAATTAATGACCAAAGTGTTGAAGGGGTTAGACATAAATATCATCCAGCCTTTTCAGTCCAGTTCCACCCGGATGCAGCACCTGGACCACATGATGCCAGCTACCTATTTGATGACTTCATGGAAATGATTGATAATTTTAAAAATGAAGTAAGAATGGATTTAATCTAA
- a CDS encoding NAD(P)/FAD-dependent oxidoreductase, whose protein sequence is MPEEIYDISIVGAGPVGLYAGFYAGMRSVKTQIIESLPQVGGQLQAIYPDKYIHDVAGHTKVKASELVSQLSEQVEKMPQVKIRVNESVVDIQKAEDHYLIITSKGSYKTRAIILATGNGSFNPRKLPADVETNLEKEDEKIHYHVDKLENYRDKHVAVAGGGDSAIDIAMMLNKVASKVYLIHRREEFRALEESVRQLHLSDIEILTPYKFKKIEDDSDLINIHLSKIKADQEDKISVDNLLVNYGFLSETGLDKNWQVDIEKDRGLYEVDSLMETSASMIYAIGDGVTYPGKIKLISQGFGEGPMAVNQIVGKLYPNNKRSAHSTSLFK, encoded by the coding sequence ATGCCAGAAGAAATATATGACATAAGTATCGTTGGAGCAGGACCTGTTGGTTTATACGCCGGATTTTATGCAGGTATGAGAAGTGTCAAGACACAGATAATTGAAAGCTTACCCCAGGTTGGTGGCCAACTTCAGGCCATCTATCCTGATAAATATATCCATGACGTTGCAGGACACACTAAGGTTAAGGCCAGTGAACTTGTTAGTCAATTAAGTGAACAGGTTGAAAAGATGCCCCAGGTAAAAATCAGGGTTAATGAGTCAGTAGTTGATATCCAAAAGGCTGAGGATCATTATTTGATTATTACAAGTAAGGGCAGCTACAAGACCAGGGCAATCATTCTTGCCACAGGTAATGGAAGCTTTAATCCAAGAAAACTTCCAGCAGATGTTGAAACAAATCTTGAGAAAGAAGACGAAAAGATTCATTACCATGTAGACAAGCTTGAAAATTACCGGGATAAGCATGTGGCAGTAGCAGGTGGAGGAGATTCAGCCATTGATATTGCCATGATGCTTAATAAGGTAGCAAGTAAGGTTTATCTAATTCATAGAAGAGAAGAGTTTAGAGCCCTGGAAGAAAGTGTAAGACAGCTTCATCTTTCTGACATTGAAATTCTAACCCCTTATAAATTTAAAAAAATAGAAGACGACAGTGATTTAATTAATATTCACCTAAGTAAGATTAAGGCTGACCAGGAAGATAAGATATCTGTGGATAACTTACTAGTCAACTACGGCTTTCTTTCCGAAACAGGTCTTGATAAAAATTGGCAGGTTGATATTGAAAAGGACCGAGGCTTGTACGAAGTCGACTCACTCATGGAAACAAGTGCTTCTATGATTTACGCTATAGGTGACGGAGTTACTTATCCAGGAAAAATTAAATTGATTTCCCAAGGTTTTGGGGAAGGTCCTATGGCAGTCAATCAAATTGTAGGAAAACTTTATCCTAATAATAAAAGGAGTGCCCACAGTACATCACTCTTTAAGTAA
- a CDS encoding aspartate carbamoyltransferase catalytic subunit: protein MINQDGKLMLEHLVTMETLTNEDLMALIKAGQAFKEENPSADSLKPEIMVNMFFESSTRTHKSFEIAERKLGYKVVDFDASTSSVNKGETLYDTVLTMSALGADICVIRHPEENYYEDLIASKSIKSSIINGGDGSGQHPSQSLLDLMTIYEEFGHFDGLKIAIAGDLSHSRVAKSNMHMLKRLGAKLYFVAPKEWYSSEFDQYGEHVGLEEIIEDLDVLMLLRVQHERHDGLKKFSKEDYHQNYGLTLEGYKKLKDQAIIMHPAPVNRGVEIASELVESPKSRIVEQMTNGVFARMAIIEAIMNYRKQEKL, encoded by the coding sequence ATGATTAATCAAGATGGCAAACTTATGTTGGAACATTTAGTTACCATGGAAACTCTCACAAATGAGGATTTGATGGCTCTTATTAAGGCTGGACAAGCTTTTAAGGAAGAAAATCCTTCAGCTGACAGTTTGAAGCCTGAAATTATGGTAAACATGTTCTTTGAATCAAGTACGAGGACTCACAAGAGTTTTGAAATTGCTGAGCGGAAACTTGGATATAAGGTTGTTGATTTTGATGCATCAACAAGTTCAGTTAATAAGGGGGAAACTCTTTATGATACAGTTCTTACTATGTCAGCTCTTGGAGCAGATATTTGCGTCATTCGCCATCCAGAAGAAAATTACTATGAAGATCTGATTGCTAGTAAGAGCATTAAATCATCAATTATCAATGGAGGAGATGGAAGTGGCCAACACCCTTCCCAAAGCCTTCTTGATCTGATGACCATCTATGAGGAATTTGGTCATTTTGACGGTTTGAAGATTGCAATAGCTGGTGACCTTAGCCATTCCCGTGTAGCCAAATCAAACATGCACATGCTTAAGCGCCTCGGAGCAAAACTATATTTTGTTGCTCCAAAGGAGTGGTATTCAAGTGAGTTTGACCAGTACGGGGAACATGTTGGTCTTGAAGAAATTATTGAGGATTTAGACGTCCTCATGCTTTTACGGGTTCAACATGAAAGACATGACGGTTTGAAGAAATTTTCTAAGGAAGACTACCATCAAAATTATGGTTTAACCCTTGAAGGTTATAAGAAATTAAAGGATCAAGCAATCATCATGCACCCAGCTCCTGTTAATAGGGGAGTTGAGATTGCCAGTGAATTGGTTGAGAGTCCCAAGAGTAGGATTGTCGAACAAATGACCAATGGTGTTTTTGCTAGGATGGCAATAATTGAAGCAATAATGAATTACAGAAAACAAGAGAAGCTTTAG
- a CDS encoding NCS2 family nucleobase:cation symporter, whose product MEKPIYDVHDMPKPGLLFGLSFQHLFAMFGATVLVPILVGIDPSIALFSSGLGTMAHLSVTKFKIPAYMGSSFAYIGAMQYLLKHDGIPAVAQGAMVGGLVYLLVALLIGKIGKAWIDKILPAIVVGPVVMVIGLSLSANAVNDSMNKDGQYFLPYLLISLFTLFAVIIFNMYGKGFISVIPILLGIFTGYLFALVVGKIIGQPLVDFTGVVESPWFKSPNFDIPFLDYKFKLYPSAILMMAPIAFVTMTEHFGHVMVLNSLTGRDYFKDPGLERTLAGDGLAQIIAGFFGAPPVTSYGENIGVMAISKVYSVFVIAGAAVLAILLSFVGKISALISSIPAPVLGGVSIALFGVIAASGLRILVEDKTDFNDKRNLLIASVILVAGIGNLTFQMGDFAITGVAFSTILGIALNLLLPKEDKK is encoded by the coding sequence ATGGAAAAACCTATTTATGATGTTCATGATATGCCAAAACCAGGCCTCTTATTTGGCCTAAGCTTCCAACATTTATTTGCCATGTTTGGAGCCACTGTTTTAGTTCCAATTTTAGTGGGAATTGATCCAAGTATCGCTCTTTTCTCAAGTGGTTTGGGTACAATGGCCCACCTATCTGTAACTAAATTTAAAATTCCAGCCTACATGGGGTCAAGTTTTGCCTACATCGGGGCCATGCAGTATCTTTTAAAGCATGACGGAATTCCGGCTGTGGCTCAAGGAGCTATGGTCGGAGGACTTGTTTACCTCCTAGTTGCCCTATTAATTGGAAAAATCGGTAAGGCTTGGATTGATAAAATCCTTCCAGCCATTGTCGTAGGACCTGTTGTAATGGTTATAGGTTTGTCATTATCAGCTAATGCTGTTAATGATTCAATGAATAAGGATGGTCAGTATTTCCTACCTTATCTACTTATTTCCCTATTCACCCTTTTTGCAGTAATTATCTTTAATATGTATGGTAAAGGGTTCATCTCAGTGATTCCAATTTTACTTGGAATTTTCACAGGTTATCTTTTTGCCCTTGTAGTTGGGAAAATTATTGGTCAACCCCTTGTTGATTTTACAGGTGTTGTTGAAAGTCCTTGGTTTAAATCACCGAACTTTGATATTCCCTTCCTTGATTATAAGTTTAAGCTCTATCCAAGTGCGATTTTAATGATGGCCCCCATTGCCTTTGTAACAATGACTGAACATTTTGGTCACGTAATGGTTTTAAATAGCTTGACCGGTCGTGATTATTTCAAGGATCCAGGACTTGAAAGAACCCTCGCAGGAGACGGTCTGGCTCAAATAATTGCCGGATTCTTCGGAGCGCCTCCTGTAACTAGTTATGGTGAAAACATTGGAGTTATGGCCATTTCAAAGGTCTATAGTGTCTTTGTTATCGCAGGAGCTGCCGTTCTTGCAATCCTATTAAGTTTTGTCGGAAAAATTTCAGCCCTAATCTCAAGTATTCCAGCTCCTGTTCTTGGAGGGGTAAGCATTGCCCTCTTTGGAGTTATTGCAGCAAGTGGTCTAAGAATCCTAGTAGAAGACAAGACTGATTTTAATGATAAAAGGAACCTTTTGATCGCAAGCGTCATTCTTGTAGCAGGAATTGGAAATCTAACCTTCCAAATGGGTGATTTTGCCATAACAGGAGTTGCCTTTTCAACAATTCTTGGAATTGCCTTGAATTTACTTTTACCAAAGGAAGATAAGAAGTAA